In the Drosophila biarmipes strain raj3 chromosome X, RU_DBia_V1.1, whole genome shotgun sequence genome, one interval contains:
- the LOC108024079 gene encoding seminase, whose product MATIVKLQLILLLNAIRSGNSLYQGTRVHQQNFGYALQIYDPKFIATGSLFSARYILTVAHCFKRNTKPEELSVRAGYDKIAREFRGRPVAGFLRHPKFSPQTLRNDIAVLRVKVAIGYSRRINYIALCSMPFRRDKGANQLAIVGWSLMNITNSLKSINVRVELQKNCRHWFPQLPGGVSCASTANGEGLCYGDSGDPLITGGEICGLAIAFRRCGDKRYPALFTEVYYHRPFIAHAVLTLDREMLKKPRG is encoded by the coding sequence ATGGCAACCATAGTGAAGTTACAGCTTATACTCCTTTTGAACGCAATCAGGAGTGGAAATTCCCTCTATCAGGGAACGCGGGTTCATCAGCAAAATTTTGGCTACGCGCTACAGATCTACGATCCTAAGTTTATAGCAACCGGATCATTGTTCAGTGCCCGTTATATTTTAACAGTTGCACACTGCTTTAAAAGGAATACCAAACCAGAGGAGTTGTCAGTGCGAGCGGGTTACGATAAGATAGCTAGGGAATTCAGAGGCAGACCAGTGGCGGGATTCCTACGCCATCCGAAATTCTCACCTCAAACCCTGCGAAATGATATTGCCGTGCTAAGGGTCAAAGTGGCTATTGGATATTCGCGTAGAATTAACTATATAGCCCTTTGCTCGATGCCCTTCAGGCGCGATAAGGGTGCAAACCAACTGGCGATCGTAGGTTGGAGTTTGATGAATATCACCAATTCCCTGAAATCCATTAATGTCAGGGTAGAATTACAGAAAAACTGCCGTCATTGGTTTCCCCAATTGCCAGGCGGAGTGTCCTGCGCTTCGACCGCAAATGGGGAAGGACTGTGCTATGGAGACTCCGGGGATCCTCTGATCACCGGTGGTGAAATTTGTGGCCTGGCAATAGCCTTTCGGAGATGCGGCGATAAGCGATATCCCGCCCTGTTCACGGAAGTCTATTACCATCGGCCCTTTATTGCCCATGCTGTGCTCACATTGGACAgggaaatgttaaaaaaaccaaGGGGTTGA